Genomic segment of Citrus sinensis cultivar Valencia sweet orange chromosome 7, DVS_A1.0, whole genome shotgun sequence:
TTGTTTATGACTAATAGAAGATAAAAATCCAATTTGTTTGAGTGCAATTTATTTcgtataagaaaaaatttatattatgcaATCTGTATACcgtttataaataaataaaatataagtggtataattaattatattttgtaagtataaagtataaatttatgaCCTTTAATTGTCTTGttggtttaatttcttctccttttcaGTTGTATACCTCTCTCTATTCTATTTAAATgctgtaatttattttcttatcttttatttaatttaagttatttaacCGGTAAAGAGTTACCTacataataaacaatttattttttttattttatcttatttagttattataaATAGTAGATTTTATCTAATAATCCATGTTAATCCCACTATTTATGTTAGAATTTTCTAACAGCACCATAAAGGGCCGatatttttcctcttttcttattagataaaattctttatttttcactttttaaaatgatttaactTAGCcactaaacataaataaagaaaaagcttCTTTTAAGAAAGAGATGTGCCGATATGATAACTTTTTGGTTTATGATACGATTTTGACGAATTTTAGAAGAATAATGATACCTAATTATGGAGCTCGCTTTGCCACAAGTGGCAACTTCTCcgtttcattaaaaaataaaataaaataaaatatcctacgagttaaagttgtaattttttatatcaaatttattgttaaGTGGTCTCTTATATATTTCTTCGCCGATGATATTAGCACAAATACTTTTATACGAATTGAtatgataaattataattaattgaaatataaacGATCGCGTGATTCACAtaagatttttatcttttatatttttaattaattatatcgTATTACATCAGTTCATACGAGAGTTTATgagtttaaaattatttaataagtgaACAAAATTTTGTCACATTGTAGCTTGTTATATGattgtttttctcttaatGCATTTAGAGAAGATAATTCATAGCTATAGGTAGACAAGATAAACAAGTAACGTACTTAAATTTGTCTTACTCTccctaattattattattattattattttttttggggggagCAAATTGCGGCTCTAAAGACCATATATTTctttacattatatttatgaGCAATCAGTGATGCATGACAATTATGACAAGGTTGAATTATTGGAAAGAATCTATTTAAgtggagattttttttttttcttccgaAAGTTTGGAAGCAGATTCTGcctaatatgatttttataagttttaatgtGCAATGAGGATATAACCTCTAATTAATTGCAACTAAGGACACATTTACACAATTCAAAGATAAcgaaatattcttaaaaagaaaaatgaatgtaTTTTTAGAGTTGACTGAAATCTCCGGTGACACACTCTGGTGCTCAACCAGTTAGGGTTCCGgaactaaaaatataaatatttgatttcaaaaatagaaacagagattttcttcatatttgattttattttagggAATGGACATGGGatcaattttcttgtaatCCACGTGCCCCCTTCCCATTTATctgattttgcttttattcttgattctcatttatgaaatattctataaaaaaaaaatctatgtaTTTAGAATTAGTAGAATTCTCCACTGGACGCTGATACTCTTAAGGCTTGATGTCCACATTTTAATGCTTTACTTTTGGACAATTTTCTTggctatctatatatatatatataatgacatagtttattttgatattgtaTTAGTAATTAGTAATATCAACAAGTTATGTATTAATATGAtggtttttaaataattaataatactttaaattattttattatttttattttattcttttaaaacataacaggTGGGGAAagttttaaatcaattttttaggCTTCTCAAATCTATTTCTTAGGCTCTAACTCCCTTATGATTTAAACTCAGGTAATTAACTAAATGAAACTGTTTGAAAATCACTCGATCAAACATATAGAGCAAAATGTCTCAAAATTTGgaactcttaaaaaaattgtacgtttttaagattttatttttaaatgataagcTATCTAGGGATCTTCaaaatagtattaaaaaaacaaaaataataaaatggaaaaaataaaattatcgtTCTCTCtcaagttaaaattttgtatttttcactAACAAATTAGATAAGTAGACATTTTTTAGGGGAATATatgcatatttatataaaattgagtgtATCGctatcattattaaaataactaattgttgttgttgatattgtcgtcgtcgtcatcatcataattcctattaaataataaataattattgttattactattataattgaaCGAATGAGAGTAAGAACATATAGACCAgtgaacttaaaaaattaaacccgGGTCACCAAGCTGTCAAAAAAGCCAAAGGAAGGCCAACTTCTAGACCTAGTAGCACAATATCCACGCACAGCAGCAAATGCACGTTTCCGAGCACAACCAAACAAAGCTAATTCCTCCATTTTGTGGGCTTTCTACTGGTATAATTTGTTGAGGACACACATTGGAGGAATGTtatatgaatgaatgaatgaattgtTAGGACACATTGTATGACGATTGAATTGACGACAACTAatgtataattttaaagaatgtttttaaacttaaaaaatgacaatatgttaattttttttttgttaaatctaGGACCACCAAACTCCCACATGTTTGATGTTGATTTCGCCTCATTAGCTTGTTTTTCTAGAACCATTTTATATCCTGCTTgttattcttgtttttttgtcAGAGGTTGTGGTTTATATCTTCCTCCTTATGTTCTATTCATTATGGTTACGTTTGGTACGTAGGATTATTTGgattaattattaagattAGACTGGATtagatttaattgaattagattggattatataatattgtcTTATGTTTTGTACAGTATTGGATTAGATTACATTACATTATAtttgaatgaaattaaattaatatcatttaaatataaatatgaactATTTgtggatatttaataataaaataattattaatattaatttaaaagacaattaattagaattaaatatttagaaaattagttattaggtaatcataattataacaaaaaaatataaattagattaggttaaattaaattaaaaattattcaaatattaaatttaatttttattaaatattttcaatatattttattttatcaaaaagttagcaaataatataaaggCAAGCAATTActggtattattaattttcatgattaattttaatatagtgATTCTTAGATTAAATATTACATTAGATATTCAagtaacaattaattaaatagacaACTTTTTTAAAGATAATCCTAACTAAACCCATGTTTCAATTAGGATTGTTAATCACATGATTTTAGGACTAGATTCAAATTTAGTCCTATAATCTAATCCAAAGTGGAGCTTTCCAaacataagataaataattagtcCCAAAATTAATCCAATCCTACATATAATCCTATCTCCTAAATATGAGTGATGATACAACcataaactcttgtacaaactgatgtggatttaatttattggttgaatgaagatataaaataattaaaataaatcatatgggtcaagagatatttaattcaaccaattttatcataccacataagtttgtacaaaataaatttgtacaagagtttgtgactatatcattactccCTAAATATaccttatttaatttatattacaagTAGAGATGTAACCTAACCCCCACATTCTTGGTGGTTTTAGggaaaacaaaatccaaagtCAAAATTCGCCTCCCAAGGGTGTGGCAAAGTGGCTTTCACGCAACTTTAATGGagatacatatattttttaaataattttaatttattttgatgtcATATTAGTAATTAGTTATGTAACCTActtatgtattaatttttgttttctaaacaattaataatgttttaaagttttttttcttattttttattttattcttttaaaataggGGTTTGTCaaagttttaaattaatttttaggcCCACcccttttcttaaaaaaaacactttgaAAAGTTCCGCTTGGTTTGGTTTCAGAGAGTTCGTAGAAAGTGGCAAAGTCCTATGAACtctatataaaataaagaggTGCCTTCTAATGATCATCATGAACATTTTGCTAAACATAAAAGCTTGGAGCTCCTCCTTTTACCCTGCAATTGGCAGAGAGAATGACTCATGACAAGGCAAATAGCAGATGGTCTCTTTAGGGCATGGGCGCGCTTGTCACTGGCGGCGCCAAAGGAATCCGGTActtgtttttctctctttgCATTCTATTCTCAGTTCAATAGTTTCTATGTCCAACATGAAGCAGAAGCAGTCTCTTAATGCAGTCTCTTTGCATTAAGCTGTTTGAAAACCATTTAGTTATAACACAAGGTGGggtaaacaaaatattatttcttattgattatCTTTAAGTGGTCCATGTGTCTCTAGATTAACAATGTTGGGACACATGTGAGTAGACCAAGAACTGTAGATTTCGCAGCTGAAGACTTCTTGGTTCTTATGGCTACCAATTTCGAGTCAGCTTTCCACTTGTCCCGACTTGGACAACCTCTTCTCAAAATCAGCGGCAGTAGTGTTGTTATGATGTCTTCGGCTACAGGCGTGGTGCCAGTAAGTGGTCTCTCCATATATGGACCAATCATAAGGTGATCATCAGATTCTTTAATAACCGTACAATATTGTTTAATAGTCGTGTTGACATGGGAAGCATAATTAATGGATTATTTGCAGGAGCCATGAACCAACTTGCGGGGAATTTGGCATGTGAGTCAGAAAAAGACAACATAAGGGATAATTCTGTACTGCACTGGATTGTCACAACTCCCCTGAGTGAAAATGTAAGATGAATTTCACCAGATTTTCCATTGTTATGTACCCTCAACTTAATGATGTGGGACTCAATTAAAACAGAATTcctgtcaaaaaataaaaatcttatatgAGGCTAACTTAccatatcattattttaattttctcacttTGAATTAGGGACTTCGTAATGAGAAACTCGCCTAGGAAATAAGATCCGGAACGCCCTGCGGAGTCCAAAGAAGTGGATGCCCTGGTAGCATTTTTTT
This window contains:
- the LOC107174606 gene encoding senescence-associated protein 13-like, which codes for MVSLGHGRACHWRRQRNPINNVGTHVSRPRTVDFAAEDFLVLMATNFESAFHLSRLGQPLLKISGSSVVMMSSATGVVPVSGLSIYGPIIRSHEPTCGEFGM